One window from the genome of Myxococcales bacterium encodes:
- the trxA gene encoding thioredoxin, with the protein MASQNIVELTDANFENEVLKSELPTLVDFWAVWCGPCRQIAPMVDALADEYKGRAKIAKMDIDNHQIAAQTYQVRNIPTLLIFKGGNVVGQVVGVVPKSKLEAELAKHL; encoded by the coding sequence ATGGCTTCGCAAAACATCGTTGAATTGACCGACGCAAATTTCGAGAATGAGGTGCTCAAGTCCGAGTTGCCTACACTGGTCGACTTTTGGGCGGTGTGGTGCGGCCCCTGCCGCCAAATCGCCCCCATGGTCGATGCGCTCGCCGACGAGTACAAGGGGCGCGCCAAAATCGCCAAGATGGATATCGATAACCATCAGATCGCCGCCCAAACCTACCAAGTTCGCAACATCCCGACGCTGCTCATCTTCAAGGGCGGCAACGTCGTCGGCCAAGTCGTCGGCGTCGTGCCCAAGAGCAAGCTCGAAGCCGAACTCGCCAAGCATCTTTAG
- the mrdA gene encoding penicillin-binding protein 2 codes for MLEGWRASGSPALPILAARLRYLLVVVGLGFLVLLGRLWQLQIIRGDRYREQTVSNVVERSHIASLRGKILDRKGRPLAENRPAFNIYVQTKAFTPELAQALETTLGLSAHEMELMSERIERARGRKQFRQYQRVLEDQGRDRATLVDESLRYRFAGIEVRTEPQRHYPSGALAAHVLGYMSQMSAGELQRLEADGYEADETIGRFGLELEWEAYLRGKKGLELFAEDAHHNRLDDMTAARFIGGPMRVEPIAGHNLVSTIDIDLQRVAEAAVAKHEVAAVVVVEVATGKLLAVVSKPAFDPNVMSGRLSAADSALLMSNPHAPFLDKALRATYPPGSVFKFVTGIAALEEGRTRADEHINCPGSYTLGRTSFRCTHVHGKVDMQEAIAQSCNVYFYNLAERMGLDPIVGVAHRFGFGMPTGLGLNGDGGGRVPTRTWYKNRGGYSAGKATNASIGQGDVEVTVLQVAMAYAALANGGTLYVPQIVDRVESVAGQVVMQYQPRIARVVKVAPSVLSLMTRGMVDVVARDEGTAFAAVRSNVVAIAGKTGTAQVVRLSADRGRSLPAGWHRSKEHAWFAGWAPAGAPEIAIAVLIEHGGTGGTVAGPVVKSVIEQYFKEVKRGP; via the coding sequence ATGCTGGAGGGATGGCGCGCGTCCGGATCGCCGGCCTTGCCGATCTTGGCGGCGAGACTGCGCTATCTGTTGGTGGTCGTGGGCCTGGGCTTTCTGGTCTTGCTGGGGCGCTTATGGCAGCTGCAAATCATTCGCGGCGATCGCTATCGCGAGCAAACCGTCTCCAACGTGGTGGAGCGCAGCCACATCGCCTCGCTGCGCGGTAAGATTCTCGATCGCAAGGGGCGGCCCCTTGCCGAGAATCGCCCGGCATTTAACATCTACGTCCAGACCAAGGCGTTCACCCCCGAGCTGGCCCAGGCGCTCGAAACGACGCTCGGGCTGTCGGCTCACGAGATGGAGCTAATGAGCGAACGGATCGAACGCGCGCGGGGGCGCAAGCAATTTCGCCAATACCAACGCGTGCTGGAAGATCAGGGCCGCGATCGCGCGACGTTGGTGGACGAGTCGCTACGCTATCGTTTCGCGGGCATCGAGGTGCGCACCGAGCCGCAGCGCCATTATCCAAGCGGCGCGTTGGCGGCGCATGTGCTTGGCTACATGAGCCAGATGTCGGCGGGGGAGCTGCAGCGGCTGGAGGCCGACGGCTATGAGGCCGACGAAACCATCGGCCGTTTCGGCCTGGAGCTGGAGTGGGAGGCCTATCTGCGCGGCAAGAAGGGGCTTGAGCTCTTCGCCGAGGATGCGCACCACAATCGCCTCGACGACATGACGGCGGCGCGGTTCATCGGCGGCCCGATGCGAGTCGAGCCGATCGCAGGTCACAACCTGGTCAGCACGATCGATATCGATCTGCAGCGCGTCGCCGAGGCCGCGGTGGCTAAGCATGAGGTGGCCGCCGTCGTGGTGGTCGAGGTCGCGACCGGCAAGCTGCTGGCGGTGGTGTCCAAGCCGGCCTTTGATCCCAACGTCATGAGCGGCAGGCTGTCGGCTGCGGATTCGGCGCTGCTGATGAGCAACCCGCATGCGCCGTTTCTCGACAAGGCGTTGCGCGCGACCTATCCGCCGGGTTCGGTATTTAAGTTTGTCACCGGCATCGCGGCGCTCGAAGAGGGGCGCACCCGCGCCGACGAGCACATCAACTGCCCAGGGAGCTATACCCTCGGACGGACGTCGTTTCGCTGCACGCACGTGCATGGCAAGGTCGACATGCAGGAGGCCATCGCCCAGTCCTGCAACGTCTATTTTTATAACCTCGCCGAGCGCATGGGGCTGGATCCGATCGTCGGCGTCGCCCACCGGTTTGGCTTTGGCATGCCGACGGGCCTCGGCCTTAACGGCGACGGCGGCGGACGGGTGCCGACGCGTACCTGGTATAAAAATCGCGGCGGCTATTCCGCGGGCAAGGCGACCAACGCGTCGATTGGCCAAGGCGACGTCGAGGTGACGGTGCTGCAGGTCGCGATGGCGTATGCGGCGCTCGCCAATGGCGGCACGCTCTACGTCCCGCAGATCGTCGACCGCGTCGAGTCGGTGGCCGGACAGGTGGTCATGCAGTATCAGCCGCGCATCGCGCGCGTCGTCAAGGTGGCGCCCTCGGTGCTGTCGCTGATGACCCGCGGCATGGTCGACGTCGTGGCGCGCGATGAGGGCACGGCCTTTGCCGCGGTCCGCTCGAACGTGGTGGCGATCGCGGGCAAGACTGGCACCGCGCAGGTCGTTCGGCTGTCCGCCGATCGAGGGCGCAGCTTGCCTGCGGGCTGGCATCGCTCCAAAGAGCACGCGTGGTTCGCCGGCTGGGCGCCCGCGGGCGCGCCGGAAATCGCAATCGCGGTGCTCATTGAGCACGGCGGCACCGGCGGCACCGTCGCGGGGCCGGTCGTTAAGAGCGTTATCGAACAATATTTTAAGGAAGTGAAACGCGGGCCATGA
- a CDS encoding rod shape-determining protein produces the protein MFSNDLAIDLGTANTLTFVKGRGIVANEPSVVAVQMAGPNGPKKVLAVGHEAKAMLGRTPGNIVAIRPMKDGVIADFEVTEAMLRYFIQKAHHRRTLVRPRVIVCVPSGITEVEKRAVRDSALAASAREVYLIEEPMAAAIGGGLPITEASGNMIVDIGGGTTEVAVIALAGVVLTKSIRVAGDKMDEAIVQYVKRKYNLLIGERTAEIIKKEIGSAYPLDEPLTVEVKGRDLVAGVPKTLVVNSDEIREALQEPVNAIVDAVRSVLERTPPELSADIVDKGVVLSGGGALLKNLDVLLREETGLPVMVCENPHLAVVLGTGRVLDELELLREIALK, from the coding sequence ATGTTTTCCAATGACCTCGCGATCGATCTCGGCACCGCTAATACCCTGACGTTTGTCAAAGGGCGCGGCATCGTCGCCAACGAACCGAGCGTGGTCGCAGTGCAGATGGCGGGCCCCAACGGCCCCAAGAAAGTCTTAGCGGTTGGCCACGAGGCCAAGGCCATGCTGGGCCGGACGCCTGGCAATATCGTGGCGATTCGCCCGATGAAGGACGGCGTGATTGCCGACTTCGAAGTGACCGAAGCGATGCTGCGCTATTTTATTCAGAAGGCGCATCATCGCCGCACGTTGGTGAGACCTCGCGTCATCGTCTGCGTGCCGTCGGGCATCACCGAAGTTGAAAAGCGCGCGGTGCGCGACTCGGCCTTGGCAGCGTCGGCGCGCGAAGTGTATTTGATCGAAGAGCCGATGGCGGCGGCAATCGGCGGTGGGCTGCCGATCACCGAGGCCTCGGGTAATATGATCGTGGACATCGGCGGCGGCACGACCGAGGTCGCCGTGATTGCCTTGGCGGGGGTGGTACTTACGAAGTCCATTCGCGTCGCGGGCGACAAAATGGACGAAGCCATCGTGCAATACGTCAAGCGCAAGTACAACTTGCTCATCGGCGAGCGCACGGCTGAGATCATCAAGAAGGAAATTGGCTCGGCGTATCCGCTCGATGAGCCGCTAACGGTTGAAGTGAAGGGCCGCGATCTGGTCGCCGGCGTACCGAAGACCTTGGTGGTGAACTCCGATGAAATTCGCGAAGCCTTGCAAGAGCCGGTCAACGCCATCGTCGACGCGGTGCGCTCGGTGCTTGAGCGGACGCCGCCGGAGTTGTCGGCGGATATCGTCGACAAGGGCGTGGTGCTTTCAGGCGGCGGCGCGCTGCTAAAAAATCTCGACGTGCTGCTGCGCGAAGAAACCGGCCTGCCGGTGATGGTTTGCGAAAATCCTCACCTCGCGGTGGTGCTTGGCACGGGCCGCGTGCTTGACGAGTTAGAGCTGCTCCGCGAGATCGCGCTCAAATAG
- a CDS encoding J domain-containing protein has protein sequence MTISFDPRIDYYKALGVSPSATADEIKKAYRKLAKEFHPDATGGDKRKESRFKDVSAAWEVLSDAKQRAQYDQIRAGGGRDPFGGGARRSPGGAGAGVDIGDLFASMFGGAASSGGSTRRTTGRRSDMHIDPPNWPFGQEDESTSYSTGRASAPRQTKAVDGSMLRVEGNDVHSDVRIRFDKALLGCNADIPTLESRVTVKIPPGTSSGKKLRLRGKGMADARGQTGDHYVTIHIDVPAKLDEEGNRLLEQLTRHLAGAKAKGPTTKGEP, from the coding sequence ATGACAATTTCTTTTGACCCCCGGATAGACTACTACAAGGCACTCGGGGTCAGCCCATCGGCCACGGCCGACGAAATTAAAAAGGCGTATCGCAAGCTGGCCAAGGAGTTCCATCCCGATGCCACGGGCGGCGACAAGCGCAAAGAGTCGCGCTTCAAAGACGTCTCCGCAGCGTGGGAAGTCTTGTCCGACGCCAAACAGCGCGCGCAGTACGATCAAATTCGCGCCGGTGGCGGCCGTGATCCGTTCGGTGGCGGTGCACGGCGCTCACCGGGTGGCGCCGGCGCGGGTGTCGATATTGGCGATCTGTTTGCGTCCATGTTCGGCGGCGCGGCGTCGAGCGGCGGCAGCACCCGGCGGACGACGGGACGACGGTCGGATATGCACATAGATCCACCCAACTGGCCGTTTGGACAGGAGGATGAATCGACTTCGTATAGCACAGGACGCGCAAGCGCACCGCGTCAAACCAAGGCCGTCGATGGCAGCATGCTGCGTGTGGAGGGCAACGACGTGCACAGCGACGTGCGGATTCGCTTTGATAAGGCGCTGCTCGGCTGCAATGCCGACATCCCAACGCTGGAAAGCCGCGTCACGGTCAAGATCCCACCTGGCACATCGAGCGGGAAAAAACTGCGGCTGCGGGGCAAAGGAATGGCCGATGCACGTGGCCAAACAGGCGATCATTACGTCACAATTCACATAGATGTACCGGCCAAGCTCGACGAAGAAGGCAACCGCCTTTTGGAGCAGTTGACGCGCCACCTTGCGGGCGCCAAAGCTAAAGGACCGACTACCAAAGGCGAACCATGA
- the hemC gene encoding hydroxymethylbilane synthase, whose amino-acid sequence MKLTIATRGSELALWQARHVQQRLTIHRPTLQCELLVIKTTGDKILDIPLADIGGKALFVKEIEQALLDGAADIAVHSMKDVPAELAPGLMLAAITSREVPNDALLSHFAGGVAGLPQGALVGTASVRRQCQLAALRPDLTFALLRGNVPTRVAKWQGGEFAAIVLAAAGLTRLGLSHHISELLPIDAFLPAAGQGVLGIETRDDAPAVAKLAIAALHDAVQAPCTVAERSFLLAIGGSCRTPIGAYADYQGVALRLRAMKGELGGATTRVEVVGAPADAEAIGQSAARQLAAM is encoded by the coding sequence ATGAAGTTAACCATCGCCACGCGTGGCAGCGAGCTTGCATTATGGCAAGCGAGGCACGTGCAACAGCGCCTCACGATTCACCGGCCGACGTTGCAGTGCGAGCTCTTGGTCATTAAGACGACGGGCGACAAAATTCTCGACATCCCGCTCGCCGACATTGGCGGCAAGGCGCTCTTTGTCAAAGAGATTGAACAAGCGTTGCTCGATGGCGCCGCCGATATCGCGGTGCACAGCATGAAGGATGTGCCCGCCGAGCTTGCGCCGGGGCTCATGCTTGCGGCGATCACCTCGCGCGAGGTGCCCAACGATGCGCTGCTGTCACATTTCGCGGGCGGCGTCGCCGGGCTGCCGCAAGGCGCGCTGGTGGGCACGGCGAGCGTGCGTAGGCAGTGTCAGCTCGCGGCCCTGCGCCCGGACCTCACGTTTGCGCTCCTGCGCGGCAACGTGCCCACGCGCGTTGCGAAATGGCAGGGCGGCGAATTTGCCGCGATTGTGTTGGCCGCGGCAGGCCTGACGCGGCTAGGCCTGTCGCATCACATTAGCGAGCTGCTGCCGATCGACGCCTTTTTGCCGGCCGCGGGGCAGGGCGTGCTCGGCATTGAAACACGCGACGATGCGCCCGCGGTCGCAAAGCTCGCGATCGCGGCGCTGCATGACGCGGTGCAGGCGCCGTGCACGGTGGCCGAGCGGAGCTTTCTCCTGGCGATAGGCGGTTCATGTCGCACGCCGATTGGCGCCTACGCGGACTACCAAGGCGTTGCCTTGCGCCTGCGCGCGATGAAAGGCGAGCTAGGTGGTGCCACCACGC
- a CDS encoding glutamyl-tRNA reductase, with amino-acid sequence MTAQPFVVSISWRHAPLELREQFALTEADVASLLQQLAGTPSVAEAMVISTCNRVEVYGVTAPAVDGLAASAAAWEALLGASRIVTTSRAAAEAAVVRLHGEAAVGHLFRVVCSIESLVIGETQIMGQVRQATIVARRHQMIGARLDGLLQAALLLARRVRRETALGQGSASVASVAVQLAQRVFGELAGHRVLMRGAGKMSRLAARHLRAAGATSVTVANRSRARADSLAMQWGATAVPWEGLAAALVDADVVVSSTGATTPVLTRELMKRVGKQRRYRPLVIIDIAVPRDAAPAVSEIDGMYLFDIDDLERVVASTMQARQAAADVASLLVEAEVRRYLAQAPAPAKRTAQGKRPGPAPIGVVAAELTAHVNDIVQRELAVAQRRLAGRQPAKSDPVASAELQRALRRVAQKFLHQPLTALKFSGADERAQLTAAAQALFGLAGGDGDVSDESEAS; translated from the coding sequence ATGACGGCGCAGCCGTTCGTGGTCAGCATTTCGTGGCGTCACGCGCCGCTTGAACTGCGCGAGCAGTTCGCGCTAACCGAGGCTGACGTCGCGTCGCTCTTGCAACAGCTTGCGGGCACACCTTCGGTTGCCGAGGCAATGGTGATTTCCACCTGCAATCGCGTTGAAGTGTACGGCGTGACGGCGCCTGCCGTCGATGGGCTAGCGGCGAGCGCCGCGGCGTGGGAGGCCTTGCTCGGCGCCTCACGCATCGTGACGACCTCGCGCGCGGCCGCCGAGGCGGCGGTGGTGCGCTTGCATGGCGAGGCCGCGGTGGGCCATTTGTTTCGCGTCGTGTGTTCGATCGAGTCGTTGGTCATCGGTGAGACTCAAATCATGGGCCAAGTTCGACAGGCCACCATCGTCGCGCGGCGGCACCAGATGATAGGTGCCAGGCTCGATGGTTTGTTGCAGGCGGCGCTCTTGCTGGCGCGGCGCGTGCGTCGCGAGACGGCGCTCGGGCAGGGTTCGGCCAGCGTGGCGTCGGTCGCGGTGCAGCTTGCGCAGCGCGTTTTTGGCGAGCTCGCTGGCCACCGCGTGCTCATGCGTGGGGCCGGTAAAATGTCGCGCTTGGCGGCGCGGCATCTGCGCGCCGCGGGCGCTACCTCGGTGACGGTTGCCAATCGTTCGCGGGCGCGCGCCGACTCGCTGGCGATGCAGTGGGGGGCCACTGCCGTGCCGTGGGAGGGGCTCGCCGCGGCCTTGGTCGACGCTGACGTCGTCGTCTCATCGACAGGCGCGACGACGCCAGTCCTGACTCGCGAGCTGATGAAGCGCGTCGGCAAGCAGCGGCGCTACCGCCCGCTCGTCATCATCGACATCGCGGTGCCGCGCGATGCCGCCCCAGCCGTGAGCGAGATCGACGGCATGTATCTGTTTGACATCGACGATCTTGAGCGGGTGGTGGCGTCCACCATGCAGGCGCGGCAGGCCGCGGCCGACGTCGCGAGCTTGCTCGTAGAAGCCGAGGTGCGTCGCTATCTCGCCCAGGCGCCCGCGCCCGCCAAGCGCACCGCGCAGGGCAAGCGGCCCGGCCCGGCCCCAATCGGGGTGGTTGCGGCGGAGCTGACGGCGCACGTCAACGACATCGTGCAACGCGAATTAGCCGTGGCGCAGCGGCGGCTCGCGGGCAGGCAGCCCGCAAAATCAGACCCCGTCGCGAGCGCCGAACTACAGCGGGCGCTCCGCCGCGTGGCGCAAAAATTCTTGCATCAGCCGCTGACGGCGCTCAAGTTCTCAGGCGCCGACGAGCGCGCGCAGCTGACCGCCGCGGCCCAGGCGTTATTTGGGCTCGCAGGTGGCGACGGCGACGTATCCGACGAAAGCGAAGCCTCATGA
- a CDS encoding peptidyl-prolyl cis-trans isomerase — MSIKSRQRANSIFVYLIFGILIVVFIISFGPQSIATGQGCSGTQQVGRINGQDLSMNDWRFAWGLTDGQGRARNAMANLVRRELLADLADERGYRVNDAAADASIAAGQLYFGGALVSGQVALVDGAGGKHFSYEALTRIAENFGGIGNYRSQQKRELLAHIADAELQFGMVAMDEARALYTAQNSYVNLDYVRFRAAEYGAALTLTEADLARFMATHEARVKEAYEARKASFTATPAMKKIRELRVAKGGDAAASKAQIDAARASVVAKQKTFAQVVAAVAVDAAAKAAGGSLGWREVATPMLATDALNAAVATLGPGDVSEIFEDAEAYYVITVEAARNGDLSFEQVKGELAEEIARQVWGQEAARKAAIEAATAIAGGKAIDVLFAKKEPLMGRTEFDLGLTLAQSATVLTPADQPAPAAATAADPMRPVTETLPSLHTPVVPVLDSQVMIKRSGKGLEGFGASQALARAAFADLTPGTAAAKVFAADDDFVVVRLIGRSTVEETALAANAETLASSIADERGRQQASTLLRERCEQATAARDISVNNQMLQDDTTETLPPFSPCDYF; from the coding sequence ATGTCTATTAAGTCGCGCCAACGCGCTAATTCTATTTTTGTTTACCTCATCTTTGGCATCCTGATCGTGGTGTTCATCATCAGCTTCGGGCCGCAATCAATTGCGACCGGCCAGGGCTGCAGCGGCACCCAGCAGGTGGGTCGCATTAACGGCCAAGACCTAAGCATGAACGACTGGCGTTTCGCTTGGGGGCTGACCGATGGCCAAGGACGCGCGCGCAACGCGATGGCGAACTTGGTGCGCCGCGAATTGCTCGCGGACCTCGCCGACGAACGCGGCTATCGCGTCAACGACGCGGCCGCTGATGCCAGCATTGCGGCCGGCCAACTCTATTTCGGTGGCGCGCTCGTGTCGGGCCAGGTGGCGCTCGTCGACGGCGCCGGCGGCAAGCATTTTTCATATGAAGCGCTTACGCGCATTGCCGAAAACTTCGGCGGCATCGGCAACTATCGTAGCCAACAAAAGCGTGAACTCCTCGCGCATATTGCCGACGCCGAGCTGCAGTTTGGCATGGTCGCCATGGACGAAGCCCGCGCGCTCTACACCGCGCAAAATAGCTACGTAAACCTCGACTACGTTCGCTTCCGCGCGGCCGAGTATGGCGCGGCGCTGACCCTCACCGAGGCGGATCTCGCGCGCTTTATGGCGACCCACGAAGCCCGCGTCAAAGAGGCGTACGAAGCCCGCAAGGCGTCGTTTACCGCGACACCTGCCATGAAAAAAATTCGCGAGCTGCGCGTCGCCAAGGGCGGGGACGCGGCGGCCAGCAAGGCGCAGATCGACGCCGCTCGCGCGTCGGTTGTTGCCAAACAAAAAACCTTCGCGCAGGTCGTCGCCGCCGTCGCCGTCGATGCCGCCGCCAAGGCGGCAGGTGGCAGCTTAGGCTGGCGCGAGGTGGCCACGCCCATGCTGGCCACCGATGCGCTTAATGCCGCGGTCGCCACGCTTGGCCCCGGCGACGTTTCTGAAATCTTTGAGGACGCCGAGGCCTACTACGTCATCACCGTCGAAGCCGCGCGCAATGGCGACCTTTCGTTTGAACAGGTGAAGGGCGAACTCGCCGAAGAAATCGCGCGCCAAGTCTGGGGCCAGGAGGCCGCGCGCAAGGCGGCGATCGAGGCCGCGACGGCAATCGCGGGCGGCAAAGCGATCGACGTGCTGTTTGCGAAGAAAGAACCCTTGATGGGCCGCACCGAGTTCGACCTGGGGCTGACGCTCGCGCAATCCGCAACGGTGTTAACACCAGCCGATCAACCGGCCCCAGCGGCCGCCACCGCCGCCGACCCCATGCGGCCAGTGACGGAGACGCTGCCGTCGTTGCACACCCCTGTCGTACCGGTGCTTGATTCGCAAGTCATGATCAAGCGCTCCGGCAAGGGCCTCGAAGGCTTTGGCGCGTCGCAGGCGTTGGCAAGGGCGGCCTTTGCCGACCTCACGCCTGGTACGGCGGCGGCCAAGGTCTTCGCCGCGGACGACGACTTTGTCGTGGTGCGCCTCATCGGGCGTTCCACGGTGGAAGAGACCGCGTTGGCCGCCAATGCCGAAACCCTCGCCAGCAGCATTGCCGATGAGCGCGGCCGCCAACAAGCCTCGACCCTGCTGCGCGAACGCTGTGAGCAGGCGACCGCGGCGCGCGACATCTCCGTCAACAACCAAATGTTGCAAGACGACACCACGGAAACCCTGCCGCCGTTTTCGCCCTGCGACTATTTTTAG
- a CDS encoding rod shape-determining protein MreC, with product MTWLRAYRLALLLVIGLLPLLVLRANLRRHEPGAVDATMLRITAPLQRVVTWAAEGVQYVWFGYINLVDTETENRELRGENRRLHGEVTLLRERVADTARLEGLLAFTATAPSPRVGARVVASTMDARQRVVRIYIDRGAADVRVGMPVIAVGGVVGRVARVLQDYADVMLISDPNSALDVVLPRTQGRGILRGGGAEGRYVSAALDGDRCHGQW from the coding sequence ATGACTTGGCTGCGCGCGTATCGCTTGGCCTTGCTGCTGGTGATTGGCCTCTTGCCGTTGCTCGTGCTGCGCGCCAACTTGCGACGCCATGAGCCAGGCGCGGTCGACGCGACGATGTTGCGCATCACCGCGCCGCTGCAGCGGGTGGTCACGTGGGCCGCCGAGGGCGTCCAGTACGTGTGGTTTGGTTACATCAACCTCGTCGACACGGAGACCGAAAATCGCGAGCTGCGCGGCGAGAATCGCCGCCTGCACGGCGAAGTGACCTTGCTGCGCGAGCGCGTTGCCGATACGGCGCGGCTAGAAGGCTTGCTCGCGTTTACGGCTACGGCGCCATCGCCGAGGGTGGGCGCGCGCGTGGTGGCCTCAACGATGGATGCGCGCCAGCGCGTCGTCCGCATCTACATCGATCGCGGCGCGGCGGACGTACGCGTCGGCATGCCCGTGATCGCGGTAGGCGGCGTCGTCGGGCGTGTAGCGCGCGTGCTGCAAGACTACGCGGATGTTATGCTGATTTCAGATCCGAACTCGGCGCTTGACGTCGTGTTGCCGCGCACGCAGGGCCGCGGCATCTTGCGGGGCGGTGGGGCCGAGGGGCGTTATGTGTCAGCTGCATTGGATGGAGACCGATGCCATGGCCAGTGGTGA
- the rodA gene encoding rod shape-determining protein RodA: MSRLGFALRAERRRFDQLDWPLVVTMLFIVGVGLLNLYSAIHGTKHAAKFDQQLMFVTMGVVLFGLVAAIDYHLWIRLAWWGIGGVLLLLIVVALMGTRSEAKGSSRWLMVGGYGIQPSEFAKLAIIIALARVSEQLGNTTPQRYAYIALAMAPVGFIAIQPDLGTASICALVATSVGLLVLRDIRPILLIWLPLLIVAPFKWDSLHRYQQNRIMVFLDPSLDPHGIGWQLRQSKLGIGSGQLVGKGYLEGTQNRFDFLPEHWTDFPFAVWAEEWGFLGSAGLVLAFALLVYWCLSLAFRARDKGGAIICVGVAALVFWHAIINIAMVIGMAPVVGVTLPFISYGGSSLLTFFIALGLAASVGLRKHG; this comes from the coding sequence ATGAGTCGCCTGGGCTTTGCCTTGCGCGCCGAGCGGCGGCGGTTTGATCAGCTCGACTGGCCGCTGGTGGTGACCATGTTGTTCATCGTTGGCGTTGGCCTGCTCAATCTTTACAGCGCCATCCACGGCACCAAGCACGCCGCCAAATTCGATCAGCAACTCATGTTTGTCACCATGGGCGTGGTGTTGTTTGGGTTGGTCGCCGCCATCGACTATCACCTGTGGATTCGCTTGGCGTGGTGGGGCATCGGCGGGGTGCTGCTGTTGCTGATTGTCGTGGCGTTGATGGGCACGAGGTCCGAGGCCAAGGGCTCGTCGCGGTGGCTGATGGTTGGAGGCTATGGCATCCAACCCTCCGAATTTGCCAAGCTGGCGATCATCATTGCTTTGGCGCGGGTGTCCGAGCAGCTAGGCAACACCACGCCGCAACGCTACGCGTACATCGCCCTCGCCATGGCGCCCGTAGGGTTCATCGCGATTCAGCCCGACCTTGGGACGGCCTCCATTTGCGCGCTGGTGGCGACCTCGGTGGGGCTCTTGGTCTTGCGCGATATTCGCCCCATCTTGCTGATTTGGCTGCCGCTGCTGATCGTGGCGCCATTTAAGTGGGACAGCCTGCACCGCTATCAACAAAACCGCATCATGGTGTTTCTAGATCCTTCACTCGATCCGCATGGCATCGGGTGGCAGTTGCGCCAATCCAAGCTCGGAATTGGCTCGGGACAGCTAGTTGGCAAGGGCTATCTCGAAGGGACGCAGAATCGCTTCGACTTTTTGCCGGAGCACTGGACCGATTTTCCCTTCGCGGTGTGGGCCGAGGAATGGGGATTTCTCGGCTCGGCCGGGCTGGTGCTAGCGTTCGCGCTCTTGGTTTACTGGTGCCTGAGCCTGGCGTTTCGCGCCCGCGATAAGGGCGGCGCCATCATCTGTGTTGGCGTCGCGGCCCTGGTGTTTTGGCATGCCATCATTAACATCGCCATGGTGATTGGGATGGCCCCGGTGGTCGGCGTGACCTTGCCGTTCATTAGCTATGGCGGCAGTTCGCTGCTCACCTTTTTTATCGCGCTGGGGCTTGCCGCCTCCGTCGGCCTTCGCAAACACGGCTAG
- a CDS encoding rod shape-determining protein MreC: MASGDKPLAGGAAASQAPQVGDEVLTSGFGGVFPAGLSVGRVVAVTRRPYSMFHEVHVAPVVDFTALRVVSVVLAQPLIQAEEAPTRTPFVPKAL; the protein is encoded by the coding sequence ATGGCCAGTGGTGACAAGCCGTTAGCGGGCGGCGCGGCGGCGAGCCAAGCGCCGCAAGTAGGCGACGAGGTGTTGACGTCGGGCTTTGGTGGGGTGTTTCCCGCCGGCCTCAGCGTCGGGCGCGTCGTGGCCGTGACGCGTCGCCCTTACAGCATGTTCCACGAGGTGCACGTCGCGCCGGTGGTGGATTTTACCGCGTTGCGCGTTGTCTCGGTGGTGTTAGCGCAGCCGCTCATCCAAGCCGAAGAGGCGCCAACACGCACGCCGTTCGTGCCAAAGGCCTTATAG